Proteins from a single region of Geothrix sp. PMB-07:
- a CDS encoding amylo-alpha-1,6-glucosidase, with protein MSMPEMTPPPGTPLLRFVGDRMVFTLGQPDLTAAGWRGFLRTNLTRGKRSREETLALLGEGSGDPGGSAWRDIPLQETAQGWSLDLALTEPGYFSAKAYCVDPQGRQHWPMGGNVDLAIHPSHLRTANTIYCAFPRMFGGAAARQRPDLAEAVAALDASGYAVIPPSGRLRDLTAAVPHIMDRLGSRILHLLPVGPVPTTFARMGRFGSPYAQLDLTAIDPALVELDRRTTAVEQFRELTAAVHQRQGQVFLDILVNHTGWGSRLLEHRPDWFQRNADGTFHSPGAWGTTWEDLVELDHGSPALWDTVARALLVWCSRGVDGFRCDAGYMVPLPAWQYITAKVHQAYPDTVFLLEGLGGAWEATEALITQGGMQWAYSELFQNHHPIEVAHYLDHCLRQGQRTGLLVHYSETHDNLRLAARGATWSLLRNRLCALAGQSGGFAFTSGVEWLATEKVDVHEARDLAWGATPNLVEELAALNRLISDHPCFFDGAEVLRLSADDASVLALQRTSAEGLDQVLVLVNLDIEKAQCCQLTAAPWAPGTEAILDLLGQPLPELQAKSGDGCAWLLPPGASYCLSAHAAPQGLAGEAYRHARAQAAWALEGLAAMHPAEALGPADWRALAQRAGRDPEAFLAALSRIDTALMRCDLLAALDAALASPGFPRVTSWRAEEARRVSLVAPDHWLLVRDAAPFTLTLSLPEQSDLHLRSVPMDEGFAAAIPPLAMRQGEATLRLQQHREGAVPLQVSLQFLPATPPLPCPGREGLALLTNGRGGMVRLHGDLGAVASKYDCLLAANLHPTAPSDRHVLAKRLRAWVNADGFITALDGHNLLSFEGGPKAKWTFLASAGDGRRVEVRLEAHMPEDENAVLLRWTRPANEGAESELPSQHSVRVTVRLDLEDRSFHGETRLDEGLESHFLASTETLETRMGFRFAPGAERHLEAWVEGGTYHPQPEACRGIAHPIEATRGLAASGDAWSPGWFDLPLTPGSDLRMVVHAEAKEPQSFEFPETTSAHDLPSRLEVALQAFLARREDGLTVIAGYPWFLDWGRDTLIACRGLLAADRAEDAGLILRTFAALELEGTLPNMLGAEHTGDRDTSDAPLWLAVACEEAADHLGTAFFHSKAGDRSVLEVLTSLGEHLRRGARNGVRMDPESALLWSPAHFTWMDTRYPMGSPREGYPVEIQALWIRLLNLLERLCAPSDGEPWSATAARATASLEAFWLPERSWFADLLVAAPNIPARQAQPADHLRPNQLFLVALGLVTGERARSTVAACARHLLVPGALRSLAPIPVAVPLPIPAPWGGTLNDPTRPYQGRYEGDEDTRRKPAYHNGTAWVWQLPLLCEALDLAWDGDPAARATARAWLGSLAPLLEEGCLGQLPEILDGDAPHTPRGCDAQAWSVSEALRVWKLLD; from the coding sequence ATGTCCATGCCCGAGATGACCCCGCCCCCCGGCACCCCGCTCCTCCGCTTCGTGGGCGACCGGATGGTTTTCACCCTCGGCCAACCCGATCTCACGGCGGCGGGCTGGCGCGGCTTCCTGCGCACCAACCTCACCCGCGGCAAGCGCAGCCGCGAAGAGACCCTGGCCCTGCTCGGGGAAGGCTCCGGCGATCCCGGGGGCTCCGCCTGGCGCGACATCCCGCTGCAAGAAACGGCACAGGGATGGAGCCTCGACCTGGCCCTGACAGAGCCTGGCTACTTCTCCGCCAAGGCCTACTGCGTAGATCCCCAGGGGCGCCAGCACTGGCCCATGGGCGGAAACGTCGATCTCGCCATCCACCCCAGCCATCTGCGCACGGCCAACACCATCTACTGCGCCTTCCCCCGCATGTTCGGCGGCGCGGCCGCGCGGCAGCGGCCCGATCTGGCCGAGGCCGTGGCAGCGCTGGATGCTTCCGGCTACGCCGTGATTCCCCCGTCGGGGCGCCTGCGGGACCTCACGGCCGCCGTGCCTCACATCATGGATCGCCTGGGCAGCCGCATTTTGCATTTGCTTCCCGTGGGCCCCGTACCCACCACCTTCGCCCGCATGGGTCGCTTCGGCAGCCCCTACGCCCAGCTCGATCTCACGGCCATCGATCCCGCCCTGGTGGAGCTCGACCGCCGCACCACCGCCGTGGAGCAGTTCCGGGAATTGACAGCGGCTGTCCACCAACGGCAGGGACAGGTCTTCCTCGACATCCTGGTCAACCACACGGGTTGGGGCTCGCGGCTGCTGGAGCACCGGCCGGACTGGTTCCAACGCAACGCGGACGGCACCTTTCACAGCCCCGGCGCCTGGGGCACCACCTGGGAGGATCTGGTGGAGCTGGATCACGGCAGCCCCGCCCTCTGGGATACGGTGGCCCGGGCCCTGCTGGTCTGGTGCAGCCGCGGCGTGGATGGCTTCCGCTGCGATGCAGGCTACATGGTGCCCCTGCCCGCCTGGCAGTACATCACCGCCAAGGTGCACCAGGCCTATCCCGATACGGTGTTCCTCCTCGAGGGACTGGGAGGAGCCTGGGAAGCCACGGAGGCCCTCATCACCCAGGGCGGCATGCAGTGGGCCTACTCTGAGCTCTTCCAGAACCACCACCCCATCGAGGTGGCGCACTACTTGGATCACTGCCTGCGCCAGGGACAGCGCACGGGCCTGCTGGTGCACTACAGCGAGACCCACGACAACCTGCGTCTGGCCGCGCGAGGCGCGACCTGGTCCCTGCTGCGCAACCGCCTCTGCGCCTTGGCGGGCCAGAGTGGTGGCTTCGCCTTCACCTCAGGTGTGGAATGGTTGGCCACGGAAAAGGTGGACGTGCATGAGGCCCGCGATCTGGCCTGGGGCGCCACGCCGAACCTCGTGGAGGAACTGGCGGCGCTGAATCGCCTGATTTCCGACCACCCGTGTTTCTTCGACGGCGCGGAGGTGCTCCGCCTCAGTGCGGACGATGCCTCCGTGCTGGCCCTGCAGCGGACTTCTGCCGAGGGCCTCGACCAGGTACTCGTGCTGGTCAACCTCGACATAGAGAAAGCCCAGTGCTGCCAACTCACTGCGGCACCCTGGGCCCCGGGCACCGAAGCCATCCTCGACTTGCTGGGACAACCGCTCCCCGAATTGCAGGCCAAGTCCGGGGATGGATGCGCTTGGCTGCTGCCCCCGGGAGCCAGCTACTGCCTGTCCGCCCATGCTGCGCCCCAGGGCCTCGCGGGCGAGGCCTACCGCCACGCCCGCGCCCAGGCTGCCTGGGCCTTGGAAGGCCTTGCTGCCATGCACCCGGCAGAAGCGTTAGGTCCCGCCGATTGGCGCGCCCTGGCTCAGCGGGCGGGCCGTGATCCGGAAGCCTTCCTGGCGGCCCTGTCCCGGATCGATACGGCCCTGATGCGGTGCGATCTGCTGGCAGCGCTGGACGCCGCGTTGGCCTCACCGGGCTTTCCCCGCGTGACGAGCTGGCGGGCCGAGGAGGCACGCCGGGTGAGCCTGGTGGCGCCGGACCACTGGCTGCTGGTGCGCGATGCCGCCCCCTTCACGCTCACCCTGAGCCTGCCGGAACAAAGTGATCTCCACCTGCGCAGCGTGCCCATGGATGAGGGCTTCGCTGCAGCCATTCCACCACTGGCCATGCGCCAGGGTGAGGCGACTTTGCGCCTGCAGCAGCACCGAGAGGGCGCAGTGCCCCTGCAGGTGAGCCTCCAATTTCTTCCCGCTACGCCACCCCTGCCCTGCCCTGGGCGCGAAGGGCTGGCGCTGCTCACCAATGGCCGCGGCGGCATGGTGCGCCTTCACGGCGACTTGGGAGCGGTCGCCTCCAAGTACGATTGCCTGCTGGCCGCGAACCTTCACCCCACGGCGCCTTCGGACCGGCACGTGCTGGCCAAGCGGCTGCGGGCCTGGGTGAACGCCGATGGTTTCATCACAGCGCTGGACGGCCACAACCTCCTGAGCTTCGAGGGTGGCCCCAAGGCCAAGTGGACCTTCCTGGCCAGCGCCGGGGACGGGCGACGGGTGGAAGTGCGCCTGGAAGCGCACATGCCCGAGGACGAGAACGCGGTGCTCTTGCGCTGGACCCGCCCCGCCAACGAAGGCGCGGAGTCGGAGCTGCCTTCGCAGCATTCCGTGCGTGTGACCGTCCGCCTGGACCTGGAGGATCGCTCCTTCCATGGTGAAACCCGGTTGGACGAGGGCCTGGAAAGCCACTTCCTGGCCTCCACCGAGACGCTGGAAACCCGCATGGGGTTCCGCTTCGCCCCGGGTGCGGAGCGCCACCTGGAAGCCTGGGTGGAGGGCGGCACCTACCACCCCCAACCAGAAGCCTGCCGGGGCATCGCCCATCCCATCGAAGCCACCCGCGGGCTGGCAGCCTCCGGCGATGCCTGGAGCCCCGGCTGGTTTGATCTGCCCCTGACGCCCGGATCGGACCTCCGCATGGTGGTTCATGCCGAAGCGAAGGAGCCGCAATCCTTCGAGTTCCCGGAAACCACGAGCGCCCACGACTTGCCCAGCCGACTGGAAGTGGCGCTGCAGGCCTTCCTGGCCCGACGCGAGGACGGCCTCACGGTCATCGCCGGGTACCCCTGGTTCCTGGATTGGGGCCGGGACACGCTCATTGCCTGCCGGGGCCTCCTGGCTGCGGATCGCGCCGAGGACGCGGGCCTCATCCTCCGCACCTTCGCCGCTCTGGAATTGGAGGGCACCCTCCCCAACATGCTGGGCGCCGAGCACACAGGCGACCGCGACACCTCGGACGCCCCGCTCTGGCTGGCGGTGGCCTGCGAGGAGGCGGCCGATCACCTGGGCACCGCCTTCTTCCATTCCAAAGCCGGTGACCGCAGCGTTCTGGAGGTGCTGACCTCACTCGGGGAACACCTTCGCCGCGGCGCTCGCAACGGTGTCCGCATGGATCCGGAATCGGCCCTGCTCTGGAGCCCGGCCCACTTCACCTGGATGGACACCCGCTACCCCATGGGCTCGCCCCGGGAGGGCTACCCGGTGGAGATCCAGGCCCTGTGGATCCGCCTACTGAACCTGCTGGAGCGCCTCTGCGCCCCCAGCGACGGCGAGCCCTGGTCGGCCACCGCCGCCCGGGCCACGGCCTCCCTCGAGGCCTTCTGGCTGCCCGAGCGGAGCTGGTTCGCGGACCTGCTGGTGGCGGCGCCGAACATTCCGGCCCGGCAGGCCCAGCCTGCGGATCACCTGCGCCCCAATCAGCTGTTCCTGGTGGCCCTGGGGCTGGTGACCGGCGAGCGCGCCCGCAGCACCGTGGCCGCCTGCGCCCGCCATTTGCTGGTGCCCGGGGCGCTGCGCAGTCTGGCGCCGATCCCCGTTGCGGTACCATTGCCCATTCCCGCGCCCTGGGGCGGCACGCTCAACGATCCGACGCGGCCCTACCAGGGGCGCTACGAAGGCGACGAGGACACCCGGCGCAAACCCGCCTACCACAACGGCACGGCCTGGGTCTGGCAGCTGCCCCTGCTCTGCGAAGCCCTGGACCTGGCCTGGGATGGGGATCCTGCGGCCAGGGCCACGGCCCGGGCCTGGCTGGGTTCCCTGGCGCCGCTGTTGGAGGAAGGCTGCCTGGGCCAGTTGCCGGAAATCCTGGATGGCGACGCGCCGCACACCCCGCGGGGCTGTGATGCCCAGGCCTGGAGTGTCAGTGAGGCTCTGCGCGTGTGGAAGCTGCTGGACTGA
- a CDS encoding GlsB/YeaQ/YmgE family stress response membrane protein, translating to MIHLIWTFILGIIVGLVARWILPGADHMGLFMTGLVGVAGSFAGHFLAKAIGLEADGKPNGRFFSALISVGGAVLLLLILRFFHH from the coding sequence GTGATCCATCTCATCTGGACATTCATTCTGGGCATCATCGTCGGGCTCGTGGCCCGGTGGATCCTTCCGGGCGCCGACCACATGGGCTTGTTCATGACGGGCCTCGTGGGCGTCGCGGGTTCCTTCGCCGGGCACTTTCTGGCCAAGGCCATCGGGCTCGAAGCGGATGGAAAGCCCAACGGCCGCTTCTTCAGCGCCCTCATCAGTGTCGGTGGCGCGGTGCTGTTGCTTCTGATCCTCCGCTTCTTCCACCACTGA
- a CDS encoding YidB family protein encodes MGLFDLAGQLLGQGQGDDSKSQLLQAALGLIQNHPGGLQGLLGKFQESGLGDHVASWVGTGENLPIQGEHVEQALGGEQLAALAQQAGVPAEQASGSLAALLPDLINHLTPHGQVPQEAALPEGLGGLLGKLMS; translated from the coding sequence ATGGGCCTCTTCGATCTGGCTGGACAACTCCTGGGCCAAGGCCAAGGGGATGATTCCAAATCCCAACTGCTGCAGGCCGCCCTCGGTTTGATTCAAAACCACCCCGGTGGCCTCCAGGGACTCCTCGGCAAGTTTCAGGAAAGCGGCTTGGGAGACCATGTGGCCTCGTGGGTGGGCACCGGCGAGAACCTGCCCATCCAAGGCGAGCATGTGGAGCAGGCCCTGGGCGGTGAGCAGCTGGCCGCTCTTGCTCAACAGGCGGGAGTGCCTGCGGAACAAGCCAGCGGCAGCCTTGCGGCCCTCCTTCCGGACCTGATCAACCACCTCACCCCCCATGGGCAGGTTCCCCAGGAGGCGGCCCTGCCGGAGGGCCTCGGCGGGCTGCTCGGCAAACTGATGAGCTGA
- a CDS encoding Ada metal-binding domain-containing protein, translating into MKRLLITLLVLGSTALAQAPAPAKKAGPAPAPTAKTEAKPAPAPAAGGYVGNKDSKVLHKADCKQGASMKAANRVPFTSKAEAEKAGYKACKVCKP; encoded by the coding sequence ATGAAACGCCTGCTCATCACCCTGCTGGTCCTGGGATCCACCGCCTTGGCCCAGGCTCCCGCCCCAGCCAAGAAGGCCGGTCCTGCACCAGCCCCCACCGCCAAAACGGAGGCCAAGCCCGCCCCCGCGCCAGCCGCTGGCGGCTATGTGGGCAACAAGGATTCCAAAGTGCTGCACAAGGCCGATTGCAAGCAGGGCGCCAGCATGAAGGCCGCCAACCGGGTGCCGTTCACGAGCAAGGCCGAAGCCGAGAAGGCCGGCTACAAGGCATGCAAGGTCTGCAAACCCTGA
- a CDS encoding nitroreductase family protein has translation MPLPTVPYHVDALSDQEHLAQARCFYELVNQRRTVREFSDRPIPEGVLEQCLLAAGTAPSGAHKQPWRFVVVRDPAIKKAIREAAEKEEHDNYDWRMSEAWKRDLEPLGTDEHKPFLEIAPALVVVMALKHGDAGPEAMHYYVQESVGIATGMLISAIHAAGLATLTHTPSPMGFLQKVLNRPSHERPFVLLPVGYPAEGCQVPDLHRKSLDEISVWV, from the coding sequence ATGCCCCTGCCCACGGTCCCCTACCACGTCGATGCCCTCAGCGATCAGGAGCACCTGGCCCAGGCCCGGTGTTTCTACGAGCTGGTGAATCAGCGCCGCACCGTGCGCGAGTTCAGCGACCGGCCCATCCCCGAGGGCGTGCTGGAGCAGTGCCTGCTGGCGGCGGGCACCGCGCCCAGTGGGGCCCACAAACAGCCCTGGCGCTTTGTGGTGGTGCGCGATCCCGCCATCAAGAAGGCCATCCGCGAAGCCGCCGAAAAGGAAGAACACGACAACTACGACTGGCGCATGAGCGAGGCCTGGAAGCGCGATCTGGAACCCCTGGGCACGGATGAGCACAAGCCCTTCCTGGAAATCGCGCCCGCTCTCGTGGTGGTCATGGCCCTCAAGCACGGCGATGCGGGCCCGGAGGCCATGCACTACTACGTGCAGGAGAGCGTCGGCATCGCCACGGGCATGCTCATCTCCGCCATCCACGCCGCGGGCCTGGCCACCCTCACCCACACGCCCAGCCCCATGGGCTTCCTGCAGAAGGTGCTGAACCGTCCCAGCCACGAGCGCCCCTTCGTGCTGCTGCCCGTGGGCTACCCCGCCGAAGGCTGCCAGGTGCCCGATCTGCACCGCAAGAGCCTGGACGAAATCAGCGTCTGGGTCTGA
- a CDS encoding DUF86 domain-containing protein codes for MSRDPRLYLADILEAIRRVRILNEGVAFEQFQEDWRTLDATLRNLEILGEAVKHLPSELTSLHPQVAWKNIAGFRDFLAHAYFGVDEEIVWDILTTKLVPLEEAVRTLLAGLG; via the coding sequence ATGTCGCGTGATCCCAGGCTCTATCTGGCGGACATTCTGGAGGCCATTCGGCGGGTGCGGATTCTCAATGAAGGAGTGGCATTCGAGCAGTTCCAGGAGGATTGGCGCACCTTGGACGCCACGCTGCGCAATTTGGAAATCCTTGGCGAAGCCGTCAAGCACTTGCCCAGTGAGCTGACCTCGCTGCACCCGCAAGTGGCTTGGAAGAACATCGCAGGATTCCGGGATTTCCTGGCCCACGCCTATTTTGGAGTAGATGAGGAAATTGTCTGGGACATCCTCACCACCAAACTGGTGCCCTTAGAGGAAGCGGTTCGCACGCTGCTTGCTGGGCTTGGATGA
- a CDS encoding nucleotidyltransferase family protein encodes MPDLKAHFAVARLALFGSVSRGEAHPDSDVDILVEFAGPATLDGFMGLKAALENLLDARVDLATARSLRPALRAMVEKDLLDVA; translated from the coding sequence TTGCCAGATCTCAAAGCCCACTTCGCCGTGGCGCGCCTGGCCTTGTTCGGGAGCGTATCCCGGGGCGAGGCCCATCCGGATTCGGACGTGGATATCCTGGTCGAGTTCGCGGGGCCTGCCACGCTGGATGGCTTCATGGGATTGAAGGCGGCGCTGGAGAACCTGTTAGATGCACGCGTGGACTTGGCCACAGCCAGGAGCCTCCGACCTGCTTTGAGAGCCATGGTCGAAAAGGATCTGCTTGATGTCGCGTGA
- the glgP gene encoding alpha-glucan family phosphorylase, which translates to MDKLLPKLQKLTQNLWWTWKPEVRTIFRDLDLELYHQAHQNPMSVLKQIAPDQLEKRAADVDIPARVDRALRHLQEYLTPVTTWGLTHAGAMRSRPIAYFCMEFGIHESLPIYSGGLGILAGDHLKAASDLGVPLVGVGLLYHEGYTSQVLNAEFWQQDVVEPFDIADLPLVPALDRFGEPVHVSVELPGRLVHAAVLEVQVGRIRLILLDTRVKQNDPKDVALAARLYGGDQRMRIEQELLLGVGGARALRALDINASVFHLNEGHSAFALLERAHYRIQHDGLDPHTALQEVAAATVFTTHTPVDAGHDRFPADLAAEHLRPLAEGLKLPLDEVMGLGRVNPHDHGSPFLPTVLALKLSRRANGVSALHGVVSRKMWNHLYPGRREEEVPIGHVTNGVHLPTWLATEMHHLYESHLGVDYQSSLTRPATWSRITSVSSAEIWETKQVLKARTIRFIRERSAATRARLGLPEINPAPLDPDALTIGFARRFVPYKRPDLLFSDLDRLDRLVNNPERPVNLIFSGRAHPADNTGKGLIQKVAKILEDPRFRHRILFVENYNIHVGRMLYQGIDAWLNNPQRPLEACGTSGMKVVLNGGLHISVRDGWWAESYDGENGFAIGSGETHANQAIQDERDGDDLFRLLEEQVVPLYYENRNAAGVPRCWVDRQKQSIRTLAWRFNADRMVQDYVEHLYLPAAVGSSCQMPPP; encoded by the coding sequence ATGGACAAGCTCCTCCCCAAACTGCAGAAACTCACCCAGAACCTTTGGTGGACCTGGAAACCCGAAGTGCGGACCATCTTCCGCGACCTCGATCTGGAGCTCTACCACCAGGCCCACCAGAACCCCATGTCCGTGCTCAAACAGATCGCGCCGGACCAGCTGGAGAAGCGCGCCGCGGATGTGGACATCCCCGCCAGGGTGGATCGCGCCCTCCGCCATCTGCAGGAATACCTCACGCCCGTCACCACCTGGGGTCTCACCCATGCCGGCGCGATGCGCTCGCGCCCCATCGCCTACTTCTGCATGGAATTCGGCATCCATGAATCCCTGCCCATATACTCCGGCGGCCTGGGCATCCTGGCAGGCGATCACCTGAAGGCTGCCTCCGACCTGGGCGTGCCTCTGGTGGGCGTGGGGCTGCTCTACCACGAGGGCTACACCTCGCAGGTGCTCAATGCCGAGTTCTGGCAGCAGGATGTGGTCGAGCCCTTCGACATCGCCGACCTGCCCCTGGTGCCCGCCCTGGACCGTTTCGGCGAGCCCGTCCATGTATCCGTGGAACTGCCCGGGCGCCTGGTCCACGCCGCCGTACTGGAAGTCCAAGTGGGCCGCATTCGCCTCATCCTCCTCGACACCCGCGTGAAGCAGAACGATCCCAAGGATGTGGCCCTGGCCGCGCGCCTCTACGGTGGTGATCAGCGCATGCGCATCGAGCAGGAACTGCTGCTGGGCGTCGGCGGCGCCCGCGCTCTGCGCGCCCTGGACATCAACGCCAGCGTGTTCCACCTGAACGAGGGCCACTCAGCCTTCGCCCTGCTGGAGCGGGCCCATTACCGCATTCAACACGATGGCCTTGATCCTCACACCGCCCTGCAGGAAGTAGCCGCGGCCACGGTGTTCACCACCCACACGCCCGTGGACGCCGGCCATGACCGCTTCCCTGCCGACCTGGCCGCCGAGCATTTGCGCCCCCTGGCCGAAGGCCTGAAGCTGCCCCTGGATGAAGTCATGGGCCTGGGCCGCGTGAACCCCCACGACCACGGTTCCCCCTTCCTGCCCACGGTGCTCGCGCTCAAACTGTCGCGCCGCGCCAACGGTGTGTCCGCCCTGCACGGCGTGGTCTCGCGCAAAATGTGGAACCACCTCTACCCCGGGCGCCGCGAAGAGGAAGTGCCCATCGGCCACGTCACCAACGGCGTGCACCTGCCCACCTGGCTGGCCACGGAGATGCACCACCTCTACGAATCCCACCTGGGCGTGGACTACCAGAGCTCCCTCACGCGCCCGGCCACCTGGTCGCGGATCACCTCGGTGTCGTCTGCCGAGATCTGGGAGACCAAGCAGGTGCTGAAAGCCCGCACCATCCGCTTCATCCGTGAGCGGAGCGCCGCGACTCGCGCCCGCCTGGGCCTGCCCGAGATCAACCCGGCCCCTCTGGATCCCGACGCGCTCACCATCGGCTTCGCCCGCCGCTTCGTGCCCTACAAGCGGCCCGACCTGCTCTTCTCCGACCTGGATCGCCTGGACCGCCTCGTCAACAACCCCGAGCGACCCGTGAATCTGATCTTTTCGGGCCGCGCCCACCCGGCCGACAACACCGGCAAGGGTCTCATCCAGAAGGTGGCCAAGATCCTGGAAGATCCCCGCTTCCGCCACCGCATCCTCTTTGTCGAAAACTACAACATCCACGTGGGCCGCATGCTCTACCAGGGCATCGATGCCTGGCTGAACAACCCCCAGCGCCCTTTGGAGGCCTGCGGCACCAGCGGCATGAAGGTGGTGCTCAACGGCGGCCTGCACATTTCCGTCCGGGACGGCTGGTGGGCGGAATCCTACGATGGCGAGAACGGCTTCGCCATCGGCAGCGGGGAAACCCACGCCAATCAGGCCATTCAGGACGAGCGGGATGGCGACGACCTCTTCCGTCTCCTGGAAGAGCAGGTGGTGCCCCTCTACTACGAGAACCGCAATGCCGCCGGTGTTCCCCGCTGCTGGGTGGACCGCCAGAAGCAATCGATCCGGACCCTGGCATGGCGCTTCAATGCCGACCGCATGGTGCAGGACTACGTTGAGCACCTGTACCTGCCCGCCGCCGTGGGCAGCAGCTGCCAGATGCCCCCTCCCTGA
- a CDS encoding GAF domain-containing protein — protein sequence MAGTAQATSTSRRLDLERRAFLDLLRMANTLATPEEIARQVVVVASHLSGCEAVALRLKSGPGFRYVGSLGFTEAFIALEDDLCARDEQGHLLRDENRQPVLACLCGRVLSGQVERSHPSFTDRGSFITASTSLLLASHTEDQCLGRTRNRCHGAGYETVGLFPIRRDDVTYGLIQCNDRRMGRLSAEAIDLLENLAATAAHLFQLAMT from the coding sequence ATGGCCGGAACAGCTCAAGCCACCTCAACCTCCAGGCGCCTGGATTTGGAGCGCAGGGCCTTCCTGGATCTGCTTCGCATGGCCAACACCCTGGCCACGCCCGAGGAGATCGCCCGGCAGGTGGTGGTGGTCGCCAGCCACCTGTCCGGCTGTGAGGCCGTGGCCCTTCGTCTGAAATCCGGTCCCGGTTTCCGCTACGTGGGCAGCCTGGGCTTCACAGAAGCCTTCATCGCCCTGGAGGACGATCTCTGCGCCCGCGATGAGCAGGGACACCTCCTGCGCGACGAAAACCGCCAGCCCGTCCTGGCCTGCCTCTGCGGCCGGGTGTTGAGTGGGCAGGTGGAGCGCAGCCACCCCAGCTTCACGGATCGGGGCAGCTTCATCACCGCCTCCACCAGTTTGCTGCTCGCGTCCCACACCGAAGACCAGTGCCTGGGCCGGACGCGGAACCGCTGCCACGGCGCGGGCTATGAAACGGTTGGACTCTTCCCCATCCGGCGGGACGATGTCACCTACGGGCTCATCCAGTGCAATGATCGGCGAATGGGCCGACTCAGCGCCGAGGCCATCGACCTGCTGGAAAACCTGGCCGCCACCGCCGCCCACCTCTTCCAGCTGGCCATGACCTGA
- a CDS encoding HDOD domain-containing protein — protein MPMTPQELIQNLGDLPPLPQVATRVIRLSANADTSSDALQTLIGTDQALSAQLLKVANSAMFGRVREVTTLTQAILTLGFSAARSVVLAASVKNLFSRGPAGVQERLLWEHALVTGLTGSALCQAVGQSGAEEAFLAGLMHDIGKCVLALKFPEGYSALLHRIQGEETEGIGLELDTFGFDHTMVGEALLRSWNIGESIQSVVRWHHDPRQAPAEHQKLVALVALGNQVATDLQVGLDMPDALTRPTREALDILRLDDKAYQEHRTAALEALERDKGLIAEF, from the coding sequence ATGCCCATGACTCCGCAGGAATTGATCCAGAACCTGGGCGACCTGCCGCCGCTGCCGCAGGTGGCCACCCGGGTCATCCGCCTTTCCGCCAACGCCGACACCTCTTCCGACGCACTCCAGACCCTCATCGGAACAGACCAGGCCCTGTCCGCCCAGCTGCTGAAAGTGGCCAATTCCGCCATGTTCGGCCGGGTGCGGGAGGTCACCACCCTCACCCAGGCCATCCTGACCCTGGGTTTCTCCGCCGCCCGCAGCGTGGTGCTGGCAGCCAGCGTCAAGAACCTCTTCTCCCGGGGCCCGGCTGGTGTGCAGGAGCGCCTGCTCTGGGAGCATGCCCTGGTCACAGGCCTGACGGGCAGCGCCCTCTGCCAGGCCGTGGGCCAATCCGGCGCCGAGGAAGCCTTCCTGGCCGGCCTCATGCACGACATTGGCAAGTGCGTGCTGGCCTTGAAATTTCCCGAGGGTTACTCGGCGCTGCTCCACCGCATCCAGGGTGAAGAGACCGAGGGCATCGGCCTGGAGCTGGACACCTTCGGCTTCGACCACACCATGGTGGGCGAAGCCCTGTTGCGCTCCTGGAACATCGGAGAAAGCATCCAGTCCGTGGTGCGCTGGCACCACGACCCCAGGCAGGCCCCGGCGGAGCACCAGAAGCTGGTCGCCCTGGTGGCCCTGGGCAACCAGGTGGCCACGGACCTGCAGGTGGGCCTGGACATGCCCGATGCCCTCACGAGGCCCACCCGCGAAGCCCTGGACATCCTGCGCTTGGATGACAAGGCCTACCAGGAGCACCGCACCGCGGCCCTGGAAGCCCTGGAACGGGACAAGGGCCTCATCGCCGAGTTTTGA